From Stigmatella erecta, one genomic window encodes:
- a CDS encoding sugar ABC transporter permease, translated as MATQREGLSHLPLHAVLLGFTVFTLYPILWVISIAFSGRQSLAITTLPEQATWADRLRAVTPWPEVWSFSNFSSVMTDQPFARWIFNSAIIALGTTVVGMFLACTAAYAFSRFEFPGRRAGLMSFLVSQMFPGTLMLIPLFIILVQWLKLGNSRLGLIIVYATTSIPFSVWMLKGYFDTIPKELEEAAIMEGASVGRVFWTIVLPLAKPALAVTALFSFMTSWNEFILAATFMEQDTMYTAPVGLRFFVGGYSQQWGYFAAGSIIVSIPVVLLFLFLQKYLVSGLTAGGVKG; from the coding sequence ATGGCAACGCAACGCGAGGGCCTCTCGCACCTGCCGCTGCACGCGGTGCTGCTGGGCTTCACGGTGTTCACCCTCTACCCCATCCTCTGGGTCATCTCGATTGCCTTCTCGGGCCGCCAGAGCCTGGCCATCACCACCCTGCCCGAGCAGGCCACGTGGGCCGACCGGCTGCGCGCCGTCACCCCGTGGCCCGAGGTGTGGTCCTTCTCCAACTTCAGCTCGGTGATGACGGATCAGCCCTTCGCGCGGTGGATCTTCAACAGCGCCATCATCGCGCTGGGCACCACCGTGGTGGGGATGTTCCTGGCGTGCACGGCGGCGTACGCCTTCAGCCGCTTCGAGTTCCCGGGCAGGCGCGCGGGGCTGATGTCCTTCCTCGTGTCCCAGATGTTCCCGGGCACGCTGATGCTCATCCCGCTGTTCATCATCCTGGTGCAGTGGCTGAAGCTGGGCAACTCGCGCCTGGGCCTCATCATCGTCTACGCCACCACCTCCATCCCCTTCAGCGTGTGGATGCTCAAGGGCTACTTCGACACCATCCCGAAGGAGCTGGAGGAGGCGGCCATCATGGAGGGCGCCTCGGTGGGGCGCGTGTTCTGGACCATCGTGCTGCCGCTGGCCAAGCCCGCGCTGGCCGTGACGGCGCTCTTCTCCTTCATGACGTCGTGGAACGAGTTCATCCTCGCGGCCACCTTCATGGAGCAGGACACGATGTACACGGCGCCCGTGGGGCTGCGCTTCTTCGTGGGCGGCTACTCCCAGCAATGGGGCTACTTCGCCGCGGGCTCCATCATCGTCTCCATCCCCGTGGTGCTCCTGTTCCTGTTCCTCCAGAAGTACCTCGTCTCCGGCCTCACCGCCGGCGGCGTCAAGGGCTGA
- a CDS encoding carbohydrate ABC transporter permease, giving the protein MNPPEKTSSGLRRPRVLVGLALALGLGLFVAHGLLARAREDASLEREQRRALISLRALTELVQRAGGSGDAVRAAVASWQDQLPAGSAVRVVAFSGIRLEASTFPEDQGDKAAPRRLSREEKPLYDRGQRLRASVETNREESGARKQELEAEGLPGGGRLISAPVEVEGTVVGMVELATPPLPKVDPPGLVPALLAFLLPLVLVAAVGFAPLRRQWQLAAVAAVAFLGGMGAYAAHSLTSLEDAVRGSQQAVADQLEAMTGRARTVMEAQGLPAEPPLTPGTWDADLFRRPLGLLTAQGQVNTPMVDARVERQRGEAQQALFGLGGVGLGLVMLIGLGGVHRIAHTVKENRQAYAYIAPAMLGMLVLIFFPFFYGITLSFTDANLYNSSQALTDIWIGLRNYQDILGDFSIAHRGEEGQWVFNYLNFYWTLMFTVVWTITNVTIGVTVGLSLALILNTPKLALRPIYRVLLILPWAMPNYITALIWKGMFHQQFGVVNHVIRMFGGQGLSWFESPFTSFFTALATNGWLSFPFMMVVSLGALQSIPAELYEAARVDGASRWEQFRAITLPSLKPALMPAVILSVVWTFNMFNIIFLVTEGEPGNSTEILVTQAYKYAFQRYRYGYAAAYSTVIFGILLLYSLVQNRITRATEAT; this is encoded by the coding sequence GTGAACCCTCCCGAGAAGACTTCCTCCGGCCTGCGCCGGCCCCGCGTGCTCGTGGGACTGGCCCTGGCGCTGGGGCTGGGGCTGTTCGTTGCCCATGGACTGCTGGCCCGGGCGCGGGAGGATGCCTCGCTCGAACGCGAGCAGCGCCGGGCGCTCATCTCCCTGCGCGCGCTCACGGAGCTGGTGCAGCGGGCGGGGGGCAGCGGCGATGCGGTGCGCGCGGCCGTGGCCTCCTGGCAGGACCAGCTGCCCGCGGGCAGCGCCGTGCGGGTGGTGGCCTTCTCCGGCATCCGCCTGGAGGCCTCCACCTTCCCGGAGGACCAGGGCGACAAGGCCGCCCCGCGCCGGCTCTCGCGCGAGGAGAAGCCCCTCTATGACCGGGGGCAGCGGCTGCGCGCCTCGGTGGAGACCAACCGCGAGGAGAGCGGCGCCCGGAAGCAGGAGCTGGAGGCCGAGGGGCTGCCGGGCGGCGGCCGGCTGATCTCCGCGCCGGTGGAGGTGGAGGGCACCGTGGTGGGCATGGTGGAGCTGGCCACCCCGCCCCTGCCCAAGGTGGATCCGCCGGGCCTGGTGCCCGCGCTGCTCGCCTTCCTGCTGCCGCTGGTGCTCGTCGCGGCGGTGGGCTTCGCCCCGCTGCGGCGCCAGTGGCAGCTCGCCGCCGTGGCGGCGGTGGCGTTCCTCGGCGGCATGGGGGCCTATGCCGCCCACTCGCTCACCTCGCTGGAGGACGCGGTGCGCGGCTCGCAACAGGCCGTGGCCGATCAGCTCGAGGCGATGACGGGCCGCGCCCGGACGGTGATGGAGGCGCAGGGCCTGCCGGCCGAGCCGCCGCTCACCCCGGGCACCTGGGACGCGGACCTGTTCCGCCGGCCCCTGGGGCTGCTCACCGCGCAGGGCCAGGTGAACACGCCCATGGTCGATGCGCGCGTGGAGCGGCAGCGCGGCGAGGCCCAGCAGGCCTTGTTCGGCCTGGGCGGGGTGGGGCTGGGGTTGGTGATGCTCATTGGGCTGGGCGGCGTGCACCGCATCGCCCACACCGTGAAGGAGAACCGCCAGGCTTATGCGTACATCGCGCCGGCGATGCTGGGCATGCTGGTGCTCATCTTCTTCCCGTTCTTCTACGGCATCACGCTGTCCTTCACGGACGCCAACCTCTACAACAGCAGCCAGGCGCTGACGGACATCTGGATCGGCCTGCGCAACTACCAGGACATCCTCGGGGACTTCTCCATCGCCCACCGGGGCGAGGAGGGCCAGTGGGTGTTCAACTACCTGAACTTCTACTGGACGTTGATGTTCACGGTGGTGTGGACCATTACCAACGTCACCATCGGCGTGACGGTGGGGCTGTCGCTGGCGCTCATCCTCAACACGCCCAAGCTGGCGCTGCGCCCCATCTACCGGGTGCTGCTCATCCTGCCGTGGGCCATGCCCAACTACATCACCGCGCTCATCTGGAAGGGCATGTTCCACCAGCAGTTCGGCGTGGTGAACCATGTCATCCGCATGTTCGGCGGCCAGGGGCTGAGCTGGTTCGAGTCGCCCTTCACCAGCTTCTTCACGGCGCTGGCCACCAATGGCTGGCTGAGCTTCCCGTTCATGATGGTGGTGTCGCTGGGCGCGCTGCAGTCCATCCCCGCGGAGCTCTACGAGGCGGCGCGCGTGGACGGGGCCTCGCGCTGGGAGCAGTTCCGGGCCATCACCCTGCCCTCGCTCAAGCCGGCGCTGATGCCCGCCGTCATCCTGTCGGTGGTGTGGACCTTCAACATGTTCAACATCATCTTCCTGGTGACGGAAGGTGAGCCGGGCAACTCCACGGAGATCCTCGTCACCCAGGCGTACAAGTACGCCTTCCAGCGCTACCGCTACGGCTACGCGGCCGCGTACTCCACCGTCATCTTCGGCATCCTGCTGCTCTACAGCCTGGTGCAGAACCGCATCACCCGCGCCACGGAGGCCACCTGA